A genomic segment from Nodularia sphaerocarpa UHCC 0038 encodes:
- a CDS encoding LysR family transcriptional regulator — MLKFSMEFSPPIPDAKTLIIGTLGPSGTSSHYASSYIVKQLESEQLTGKIQLFDSFPDVKTALLQDQVDLALVPHAYALINEFYMEPSFDLGFIFIYPTPVYGLAKKKNTEVVFKGARIVTHPAPLPLLSRLLPDSQDQSEMQVDFSLSTSDAAIQVQQGLATLAITNENAVAAYDLEFISTYGKIPMSWSIFYKKIAQSHV, encoded by the coding sequence ATGCTCAAGTTTTCGATGGAGTTTAGCCCTCCTATTCCGGATGCTAAAACTTTAATTATAGGCACATTGGGGCCTAGTGGTACTAGTAGTCACTATGCTTCTAGTTATATAGTCAAACAATTAGAATCAGAACAATTAACTGGAAAAATTCAGTTATTTGATAGCTTTCCTGATGTCAAAACAGCTTTGCTGCAAGACCAGGTGGATCTGGCTTTAGTTCCTCACGCTTACGCCTTGATTAATGAGTTTTATATGGAGCCAAGTTTTGATTTGGGCTTCATTTTTATCTATCCTACTCCTGTTTATGGATTGGCTAAAAAGAAAAATACAGAAGTAGTTTTCAAAGGAGCGAGAATTGTTACCCACCCTGCGCCTTTACCTTTGTTGTCAAGACTGTTACCAGACTCCCAAGATCAATCAGAAATGCAGGTAGATTTCTCTCTTTCTACGAGCGATGCAGCAATTCAAGTCCAGCAGGGTTTAGCTACTCTAGCTATTACTAATGAAAATGCTGTTGCAGCTTATGATTTAGAGTTTATTTCCACTTATGGAAAAATTCCCATGAGCTGGTCAATTTTTTATAAGAAAATAGCACAAAGTCATGTCTAA
- a CDS encoding Rieske 2Fe-2S domain-containing protein: protein MNLVKEKELCKVFVKIGRQQYSLVATGTNFAEDNQGAWNSFVASLLSAKGDRAVETVYEHLVNAVTEYNQKNHPQVNIKSVYNYFTAKILRSISMEPSELEKDWYFVCGAAEIPQPGNFVTIQIFQEPLVAVRQSDGTIRVFLNVCTHRQSPVFEGHGCIGVDKPALCPYHGWAFGIDGVCKNAPGANRGEFGSDFDLKNYSLQEFEVKIDENQGVFAKLGENSHLKLKSQPQNPQNIGVAITNLLNSVSPGYADGETATLPETIRLWLRVGYLEENIKQLIADITPGEISDSQQLILESLIGELKQAILTVDSEGLTLELDQVLQGVYSSAKLKGLMGKSIDYPEIAPDGIEYSESSARRQALPIWIYGDAALFALEVEHLIKPTWQFVCHINEVPQPGNFTWLDIVGERAYVIRTANGELFAGKLQDVTQRRSYPQFGLPNYGLEPIDIDIFYGFIFIRFTWSGSRLAESWYLPNLLAPYQLENMQPIGGVGCYDINVEVDYKLLWENFLEDYHFPMMHKGLTRRFGVSSDCEGINGMIIPMRDPASPSLTPIERQYYDCAKAIASHSWEREQELQDFAAQNHALPETLCYSAFCSMSAQEEIPMPFSLSVFPEHVQAFSLVPAGPRESRFHVRSYGHPLNPDDPNTKAIEAARLANIQLLVESLHEDIRVNYICQDSVSSRLFKKIGVFNIAEYDVAKFQEAIRLKLPITSCPRKPL from the coding sequence ATGAATTTAGTCAAAGAAAAGGAACTGTGTAAAGTTTTTGTAAAAATAGGAAGACAGCAATATTCCCTAGTTGCTACAGGTACTAATTTTGCTGAGGATAATCAAGGAGCATGGAATAGTTTTGTCGCCAGTCTACTATCAGCCAAAGGCGACAGGGCTGTGGAAACAGTTTATGAACATCTGGTAAATGCAGTTACTGAATATAACCAAAAAAATCATCCCCAAGTCAATATAAAAAGTGTTTATAATTACTTTACTGCTAAAATTCTGCGTTCCATTTCTATGGAACCATCAGAACTAGAAAAAGACTGGTATTTTGTATGTGGCGCAGCAGAAATTCCCCAGCCGGGAAATTTTGTGACTATCCAGATTTTTCAGGAACCGTTAGTAGCTGTACGTCAATCAGACGGAACAATTCGCGTTTTTCTGAATGTCTGTACTCATCGCCAATCACCAGTCTTTGAAGGTCACGGTTGTATAGGCGTAGATAAACCGGCTCTTTGTCCTTATCATGGATGGGCTTTTGGTATAGATGGTGTTTGCAAGAATGCACCAGGGGCAAATAGAGGAGAGTTTGGTAGTGATTTTGACCTGAAAAATTACAGTTTGCAGGAGTTTGAGGTCAAAATTGATGAAAATCAGGGGGTGTTTGCCAAGCTTGGCGAAAATAGTCACCTCAAGCTAAAGTCACAACCGCAAAACCCGCAAAATATTGGGGTAGCAATTACCAATCTACTTAATTCTGTGAGTCCAGGCTATGCAGATGGGGAAACTGCTACACTTCCAGAAACAATCCGTCTCTGGTTGAGAGTTGGTTATTTAGAAGAAAATATCAAACAGCTAATTGCAGATATTACCCCAGGAGAAATCAGTGATAGTCAGCAATTAATTTTAGAATCATTGATTGGGGAACTCAAACAAGCTATCCTGACTGTCGATAGTGAGGGGTTAACTCTGGAACTGGATCAAGTATTGCAAGGAGTTTACAGCAGTGCAAAGCTAAAGGGGTTGATGGGTAAGTCTATTGACTATCCCGAAATTGCTCCTGATGGTATAGAATATTCGGAATCATCGGCAAGAAGACAAGCATTACCGATCTGGATTTATGGCGATGCGGCATTGTTTGCCCTGGAAGTTGAGCATTTAATTAAACCAACTTGGCAATTTGTCTGTCATATCAACGAAGTTCCGCAACCGGGTAACTTCACTTGGCTGGATATTGTCGGTGAACGAGCTTACGTTATTCGCACTGCCAACGGTGAATTGTTTGCTGGTAAACTTCAGGATGTCACACAACGGCGGAGCTATCCGCAATTTGGTTTACCCAACTACGGTTTAGAACCCATCGACATTGACATTTTTTATGGATTTATTTTCATTCGCTTTACTTGGTCAGGCTCAAGATTAGCTGAAAGTTGGTATCTACCAAATTTGTTAGCACCCTACCAACTGGAAAATATGCAGCCCATTGGTGGAGTCGGTTGCTATGACATTAATGTGGAGGTGGATTACAAACTGCTGTGGGAAAACTTTTTAGAAGATTACCACTTTCCGATGATGCACAAGGGTTTAACCCGTCGCTTTGGAGTGTCGAGTGATTGTGAAGGTATCAACGGCATGATTATTCCCATGCGTGATCCAGCTTCACCCAGTTTAACTCCAATCGAGCGACAATATTATGATTGTGCCAAGGCGATCGCTAGCCATTCTTGGGAGCGTGAGCAGGAATTACAAGATTTTGCGGCTCAAAACCATGCTTTGCCGGAAACGCTGTGTTACTCAGCTTTCTGCTCGATGTCGGCGCAGGAGGAAATCCCCATGCCTTTTTCTTTGAGCGTGTTTCCCGAACACGTCCAAGCTTTTTCCTTAGTTCCCGCAGGGCCAAGAGAGTCCCGTTTTCATGTTCGCAGTTACGGACATCCTCTCAACCCGGATGACCCCAACACTAAAGCTATTGAAGCGGCGCGTTTAGCGAATATTCAACTACTTGTGGAATCCTTACACGAGGACATTCGCGTTAATTACATCTGTCAAGACAGCGTTTCATCGCGGCTGTTCAAGAAAATCGGGGTATTCAATATTGCCGAGTATGATGTTGCTAAGTTTCAGGAGGCTATCCGCCTGAAGTTGCCCATAACCAGTTGCCCAAGGAAGCCATTATGA
- the fni gene encoding type 2 isopentenyl-diphosphate Delta-isomerase, protein MTSIVPSVNAVTEIETRKADHLRVCLEEDVQFQQVTSGFDCYRFTHDCLPEINRSDINLQTTFLGKNLGAPLLISSMTGGTELAQLVNTRLAIVAQRYRLAMGVGSQRIVIEQPHLAPTFAVRSFAPDILLLANLGAVQLNYGCGLDDCLRLVNSLEADALILHLNPLQECVQSRGDTNFRGLLAKIAQLCQQLPIPVVVKEVGNGISAPMAQKLIDAGVTAIDVAGAGGTSWAKVESQRAQDNKQRRLGQTFADWGLPTAECLHSIRAIAPTIPLIASGGLLNGLDVAKAIALGADLAGLARPFLAAAVQSEAAVDELVEVLIAELETALFCTGNATLAELRSSGALQRV, encoded by the coding sequence ATGACTAGTATTGTACCTTCAGTCAATGCTGTAACTGAAATTGAAACTCGCAAAGCTGATCACCTACGTGTTTGTTTGGAGGAGGATGTTCAGTTTCAGCAGGTAACGAGCGGTTTTGATTGCTATCGCTTTACTCATGATTGTCTTCCGGAAATCAATCGCAGTGACATCAATTTACAAACAACCTTTCTGGGCAAAAATCTCGGCGCTCCCCTGCTGATTTCTTCGATGACAGGGGGAACTGAATTGGCGCAGTTAGTCAATACTCGTTTAGCAATTGTCGCTCAACGCTACCGATTAGCAATGGGAGTGGGTTCGCAACGAATTGTGATTGAACAGCCTCATTTAGCTCCTACCTTTGCTGTGCGCTCCTTTGCTCCTGATATTCTTTTGTTAGCGAACTTGGGGGCGGTGCAACTAAATTATGGCTGTGGGCTTGATGATTGCTTGCGCCTTGTAAATTCCTTGGAAGCGGATGCGCTGATTCTGCATCTTAATCCTCTGCAAGAGTGTGTGCAATCACGGGGAGATACAAATTTTCGGGGGCTGTTGGCTAAAATTGCCCAGCTTTGTCAGCAACTACCCATTCCTGTGGTTGTTAAAGAAGTGGGAAATGGCATTTCTGCGCCAATGGCACAAAAGTTAATTGATGCGGGTGTGACAGCCATTGATGTCGCCGGTGCTGGTGGAACTTCATGGGCGAAAGTGGAAAGCCAACGGGCGCAAGACAATAAGCAGCGCCGGTTGGGTCAAACTTTTGCTGATTGGGGTTTACCCACCGCAGAGTGTCTCCACTCTATCAGAGCGATCGCACCGACAATTCCTTTGATTGCTTCTGGTGGGTTACTCAATGGCTTGGATGTCGCCAAGGCGATCGCTTTAGGAGCAGATTTAGCAGGTTTAGCCAGACCTTTTTTAGCAGCCGCAGTCCAATCAGAAGCCGCCGTGGATGAGTTGGTCGAAGTTTTGATTGCTGAATTGGAAACAGCTTTATTTTGTACTGGTAATGCCACTTTAGCAGAACTGAGAAGTTCTGGGGCTTTGCAACGTGTTTAA
- the cysC gene encoding adenylyl-sulfate kinase, with amino-acid sequence MVEKQRGVTIWLTGLSGAGKTTICQYLATELRRTGYKLEVLDGDVIRQNLSKGLTFSKEDRDENIRRIGFVAHLLTRNNVIVIVSVISPYRAMRAEVKAQIGDFIEVYVNAPLDVCEQRDVKGLYKKARAGEIKNFTGIDDLYEIPLEPDVECKTNAESIEQSANNILNKLAELGYTNSLSLTQSSPK; translated from the coding sequence ATGGTGGAAAAACAGCGTGGTGTGACAATATGGTTAACTGGTTTGAGTGGTGCTGGTAAAACTACTATCTGCCAATATTTGGCAACAGAATTGCGACGCACAGGATATAAACTTGAGGTATTAGACGGTGATGTAATTCGCCAAAACTTAAGTAAGGGATTAACTTTCAGCAAGGAGGATCGAGACGAGAATATTCGGCGGATTGGTTTTGTGGCTCATCTGCTAACTAGAAACAATGTCATTGTAATAGTTTCGGTAATTTCGCCATATCGAGCCATGCGAGCAGAAGTGAAAGCACAAATTGGCGATTTTATTGAAGTATATGTAAATGCACCATTAGACGTTTGCGAACAGCGAGATGTCAAAGGTTTGTACAAAAAAGCCAGAGCAGGTGAAATCAAAAATTTCACGGGAATTGATGATTTATATGAAATACCTCTGGAACCGGATGTTGAATGCAAAACCAATGCAGAAAGTATTGAGCAAAGCGCCAATAATATTTTAAATAAATTAGCTGAATTAGGGTATACCAATTCCCTATCGTTGACACAATCTTCCCCAAAATAA